TATGTAAATGCATTCTCGTTTGTTTTTAGTACCTCTTTTAAAGTGGTTAGTCGAAAAAATTAGCTTCATCATATTTCTCGAGATAATTTTATTAAAAAATTAAAATAATGGTCACAGATATATATATGTATAATCCACAAGAAATAGTTTACAAGCCTGCAGGACAATTTGAAGAAACTCGATTCGAAAAAATTCATAACATTATTTTTAATAATTCGTTAGACGCTTCTAAAATTGTAGCAAAGGAAATAGCAGATTTAATCAGGCAGAAATCTAAGGAAGGAAAAATGTGTGTATTAGGATTGGCTACAGGATCTTCTCCAATTAAGGTTTATGAAGAATTAGTTCGTTTGCACAAGGAAGAAAACTTAAGTTTTACAAATGTAATCACGTTTAACTTAGATGAGTATTTACCTATACAACCCAATGATATGCAAAGTTACTATTACTTTATGCATGATCATTTGTTTAACCATGTAGATATTTTACCAGAAAATGTGCACATACCAGATGGTACCATTTCATCAGAAGAAATCTATCAATATTGCATTGATTATGAATTGAAAATTAAAGAAGCTGGTGGATTAGATTTTCAATTACTTGGTATAGGAAGAACCGGACATATAGGATTTAATGAACCTGGTTCTCATCAAAATTCAGGAACAAGAAGTATTACATTAAATCATATAACAAGAGTAGATGCAGCTTCTAGCTTTTTAGGAATCGATAATGTTCCTAAACGAGCAATTACAATGGGAGTAAATACCATACAAAAAGCACGACGTGTTGTACTTTTAGCTTGGGGAGTTAATAAAGCTAAAATTATAAAAGAAACCATTGAAGGAGATATCACCTCTCAAGTTCCTGCCACCTATTTACAAAACCATAAGAACGCAACGTTTATTTTAGATATTGAAGCCTCTTCAGAACTTACAAGAATAAAAACTCCTTGGTTGGTGTCTTCTTGCGTTTGGAAAGATGAACTTAAAAAGAAAGCTGTTTTTTGGTTGAGTGAGAAACTTCAAAAATCAATCTTAAAACTTACAGATAAAGATTATAACGAGCATGGAATGTCTGGTTTATTAGCAGAAGAAGGGAATGCGTATGATTTAAACATAAAAATCTTTAATAAACTACAACATACTATCACTGGTTGGCCGGGAGGGAAGCCAAAATCTGATGATACAAACCGTCCAGAAAGAGCAAATCCATCAAAAAAACGTGTACTCATATTTAGTCCGCATCCTGATGATGATGTTATTTCTATGGGAGGAACTTTTGATCGATTGGTAGAGCAAGGACATGAAGTACATATAGCCTATCAAACATCTGGGAACATTGCGGTAACAGATGAAGATGCTCTAAAATTTGTTGAGGTGGCAGCAGGATTAACTTCCAATGCTTTGGCAATAAAAGATATGGTTGGTAAAATTCTAACAAAAAAGAATAATAGCATCGATTCATTAGAAGTAAGATTGTTAAAAGGAGCAATACGAAAAGCAGAATCGTTGGCGGCAACAAGATATCTTGGATTACCTGATGAGAATGTCCATTTTTTAAACCTTCCATTCTATGAAACTGGTACGGTAAAGAAAAAGAATCTTTCAGAAGAAGATATAAACATAATGAGTGATTTAATAACGAAAGTTAAGCCACATCAAATTTATGCAGCAGGAGATTTAGCTGATCCTCATGGTACTCATAAAGTGTGTTTGGATGCTTTATTTGAATCAATCGAAATATTAAAAGAACAAGCATTTATGAATGATTGTTGGGTATGGTTGTATAGAGGAGCTTGGTTTGAATGGGAACCATATGAAATAGATATGGCGGTACCGATGAGTCCAGATCAGGTGATCAAAAAGAGACACGCAATATTCTTTCATCAATCACAAAAAGATAAAGTAATGTTTAGAGGAGATGATGCTCGTGAGTTTTGGGTAAGAGCAGAAGACCGAAACCGATTGACTGCAGAAAAATACCATGGTTTAGGTATGGCAGATTACGCAGCTATTGAAGCTTTTAAACGATATTATTTTTAATATATGAAAAAAGAGTTTTATTTAATTATAACAATATTGAGTACTGTTTTTTTATCGTACTCTCAAGAAATAGAAAAGGATTTTGATTTAATGCCTTGGCCAAAAGAAATAACAGGCAATTCAGAGAAGTTAATAATCACTGAAAACTTTACCATATCCTTAAACAATCAAAGTAATAGAGTCTATAGAGCAGCTACACGATTTATTAGACGGTTGGCTAATAGTACGGGAGTATTTATAAATGAAGGGTTTCCTGTTCAAAATAGCAAAAAAGCAACCGTACAAATTCGTTTTAAGAAAACAGCAGATTTAAACTTGAAAGTTAATGAAGCTTATACCCTAGAGGTAAATCGAAAAGGAATTACTATTGAATCTGAAACTGATATTGGTGTGTTACATGCATTAGAAACACTAAGGCAATTAGTAACCTTTAATAAACATGAGTATTTCTTTAGAGGAGTTTCTATTAAAGATGCCCCTCGTTTTAAATGGAGAGGACTTATGATTGATGTAGCGCGTCATTTTCAACCCGTAGCTGTTCTTAAAAGAAACTTAGATGCAATGGCAGCTGTAAAGATGAATGTTTTTCATTGGCATTTATCCGATGATCAAGGGTTTAGAATTGAGTCGAAAGTTTACCCGAAGTTGCATGAGTTAGGATCAGACGGTCAATATTATACCCAAGAAGAAATTAAAGAGATTGTAAACTATGCGAATAGATTAGGAATTCGCGTAATTCCAGAAATAGATGTTCCTGGGCATGCAACAGCTATTTTAACAGCATATCCTGAGTTAGGAAGTAAAGATGGATATGATTACAAAATAGAACGATTTGCAGGGGTTTTTGATCCTACATTAAACCCTATGAAACCGGAGGTTTATGTGTTTCTTGATAAGTTATTTGCCGAAGTTACTACGTTGTTTCCTGACATTTATTTTCATATCGGAGGAGATGAAAACGAAGGGAAGCATTGGGATGCTAATAAAAAGATTCAAGCATTTAAGAAAAGACATAGTTTAAAGACAAACCATGATTTACAAACATATTTTAATATTAAGTTAGAGAAAATATTAAAAAAACATGGAAAAAAATTAGTTGGTTGGGATGAAATCATGACTCCTAATATGCCTAAAACGGCCATCATCCACTCATGGAGAGGAGAACATGAAGGATTTAAAGAAGGAACTTTAGTTGAAGCTGTAAAAAAAGGATACCAGGCCATACTTTCAAATGGTTACTACATCGATAGAATGCAACCTGTAGAGGAGCATTATCTTATTGATCCTACAAATGGCATAACATTCACTTCTAAAGAAGAGCAACTAATTTTAGGAGGAGAAGCAACCATGTGGGGAGAACTTGTAACTCCACTAACTATTGATAGTCGCATTTGGCCAAGAACAGCTGCAATTGCAGAAAGGTTTTGGTCCCCAAAAAACATCAGAGATGTTGATAATATGCGAAAAAGGTTACAAAAAGTAAGTCTGCAATTAGAAAAGATAGGCATTACTCACTTGAAAAATCAAGATGTAATTTTAAGAAACCTTACCAAAGGACAAGAGATAAGTTCGTTAAAAACATTGACAAAGATTTACGAACCTTTAAAGATTTACTCACGAAATAAAGGAGGTACTGAGTATAAGTCATTTTCTCCATTTACTTTGTTTGCCGATGCTTGTACCACAAACGCAACTGATGCAGAAAAGTTTGCTAAGGTGGTAGATGTCTACATGAAAACTTCATCGGTAAAGAGCAAAGAAGAATTATTGAGTTTATTCGAAAAATGGAGTAATAATTATAAGGACTTCTTAAAGTTAAATACCAATCCTTTATTGGAAGATATTAAACCCTTTTATGCAAGTTTGGATGTGGTCTCCTCAACGTTAATACACTCCATAAAAAAAGGGAAGTTAATGACAGAAGAAGCGTCTTTGATCAAAGAGAATTTACAAAAGTTGAACGAACCCTTAGAAGATACTGAATTGATGATTACAGAATCGTTAAACAAGTTGATAGCTCATTTAAAAGGAGGTAGAACAAAGTAATTTTTAATGTAATATCTTTTTGTTAAAAAAACGATTATAATTATTGTAGTAAAAGCCTTTGGGAAAATCTCTTTGGTTGTTTGCAAAAGATTAAAATTAAAGACATATGCAAAACACAGTAACACTAAAAAACATAGCATCAAAATTAGGAGTATCAGTATCTACTGTGTCAAAAGCATTGAATGATAGTTATGAGATAAGCAACTCAACAAAAAA
The sequence above is a segment of the Tenacibaculum sp. 190130A14a genome. Coding sequences within it:
- the nagB gene encoding glucosamine-6-phosphate deaminase — its product is MVTDIYMYNPQEIVYKPAGQFEETRFEKIHNIIFNNSLDASKIVAKEIADLIRQKSKEGKMCVLGLATGSSPIKVYEELVRLHKEENLSFTNVITFNLDEYLPIQPNDMQSYYYFMHDHLFNHVDILPENVHIPDGTISSEEIYQYCIDYELKIKEAGGLDFQLLGIGRTGHIGFNEPGSHQNSGTRSITLNHITRVDAASSFLGIDNVPKRAITMGVNTIQKARRVVLLAWGVNKAKIIKETIEGDITSQVPATYLQNHKNATFILDIEASSELTRIKTPWLVSSCVWKDELKKKAVFWLSEKLQKSILKLTDKDYNEHGMSGLLAEEGNAYDLNIKIFNKLQHTITGWPGGKPKSDDTNRPERANPSKKRVLIFSPHPDDDVISMGGTFDRLVEQGHEVHIAYQTSGNIAVTDEDALKFVEVAAGLTSNALAIKDMVGKILTKKNNSIDSLEVRLLKGAIRKAESLAATRYLGLPDENVHFLNLPFYETGTVKKKNLSEEDINIMSDLITKVKPHQIYAAGDLADPHGTHKVCLDALFESIEILKEQAFMNDCWVWLYRGAWFEWEPYEIDMAVPMSPDQVIKKRHAIFFHQSQKDKVMFRGDDAREFWVRAEDRNRLTAEKYHGLGMADYAAIEAFKRYYF
- a CDS encoding beta-N-acetylhexosaminidase, which translates into the protein MKKEFYLIITILSTVFLSYSQEIEKDFDLMPWPKEITGNSEKLIITENFTISLNNQSNRVYRAATRFIRRLANSTGVFINEGFPVQNSKKATVQIRFKKTADLNLKVNEAYTLEVNRKGITIESETDIGVLHALETLRQLVTFNKHEYFFRGVSIKDAPRFKWRGLMIDVARHFQPVAVLKRNLDAMAAVKMNVFHWHLSDDQGFRIESKVYPKLHELGSDGQYYTQEEIKEIVNYANRLGIRVIPEIDVPGHATAILTAYPELGSKDGYDYKIERFAGVFDPTLNPMKPEVYVFLDKLFAEVTTLFPDIYFHIGGDENEGKHWDANKKIQAFKKRHSLKTNHDLQTYFNIKLEKILKKHGKKLVGWDEIMTPNMPKTAIIHSWRGEHEGFKEGTLVEAVKKGYQAILSNGYYIDRMQPVEEHYLIDPTNGITFTSKEEQLILGGEATMWGELVTPLTIDSRIWPRTAAIAERFWSPKNIRDVDNMRKRLQKVSLQLEKIGITHLKNQDVILRNLTKGQEISSLKTLTKIYEPLKIYSRNKGGTEYKSFSPFTLFADACTTNATDAEKFAKVVDVYMKTSSVKSKEELLSLFEKWSNNYKDFLKLNTNPLLEDIKPFYASLDVVSSTLIHSIKKGKLMTEEASLIKENLQKLNEPLEDTELMITESLNKLIAHLKGGRTK